The Salvia miltiorrhiza cultivar Shanhuang (shh) chromosome 1, IMPLAD_Smil_shh, whole genome shotgun sequence genome has a window encoding:
- the LOC131015711 gene encoding uncharacterized protein LOC131015711, whose amino-acid sequence MTGSDPAYNVAAADDILPPLSVEKRQQRKKNKSGAFGIFRAALYMLRKRTDEKEAAAATKKEKSGGGDWKKIVESMRPLHVQEIPASPTHAAWPAGDMFGAASPAPSCSSSSGTMSQYASATNLRDLCNDDEEEERNPDEVFDAIEGDEMIDAKAEEFIAQFYRSIDHQNSIHRQNRGL is encoded by the coding sequence ATGACGGGATCCGATCCGGCATACAATGTTGCCGCCGCGGACGATATCCTGCCGCCGCTGAGCGTGGAGAAGAGGCAGCAGCGGAAGAAGAATAAGAGCGGCGCGTTCGGCATCTTCAGAGCGGCGCTGTACATGCTTCGCAAGCGCACCGACGagaaggaggcggcggcggccacgaagaaggagaagagcggcggcggcgactggAAGAAGATCGTGGAGTCGATGCGGCCGCTGCACGTGCAGGAGATTCCGGCGTCGCCGACGCACGCGGCGTGGCCGGCGGGCGACATGTTCGGAGCGGCGTCACCGGCGCCGTCGTGCTCGTCGTCGTCCGGCACTATGAGCCAATACGCGTCAGCAACGAATCTCCGCGATCTGTGCAACGACGATGAGGAGGAGGAGCGAAATCCGGACGAAGTGTTCGACGCCATTGAAGGAGATGAGATGATCGACGCCAAGGCGGAGGAATTCATCGCTCAATTTTACAGATCGATTGACCACCAGAACTCAATCCACCGCCAAAATAGGGGACTATAA